GAATCCTTTCTTCGCATAGGCCGCACGTATGGTTCGTTCCGCCTCCTTCAATTCATTTGGTCCCACCGTCTGACCCCGCTTCAAGGCCAGCGAGAAGTCTTTTTCTTTCAACTCCTTGTTGCCTTTGAAGGACAGGCTGCTCAGTCGGGGCAACTCACGGACGTGAATGGCCAGACTCAGCCCTGTGGGGGTCTGCTCACCTTCCACGCGTACATCGGCGAAGAGATTCAAACCCCAGACCTGGTGGACGGCGCGCTGGATGTCTTCGCGCGTGAGGTTCCGCCCGACAACCAGGCCGGAGACGTTCTTGATCAACTGCGGATCGGTGGACGACTGACCCTCGACGCGGAGTTCGCTGAGCACAGTGCTCTGGGCCTGCGCGTCATCGACGCAGAAGCTCAAACAACACGTGAAGAAAGCCAAGACGAGTCCGAAGATCCGCGCGCAAGGCATGGGACGCGACCGGCCCTTCGGCCCGGTGGACACGGCGGTGCCATGCCCGCCGGCGGGCCGAACCGAGTGACTACGCGTGGACAGCAGTGATGCGCACCTTCGTCTGCGGCTGGCGATGGCCGGTCCGGCGCCGGTACTTGACGCGGCGTCGGAAGTGAAACACGACGACCTTGTCCGCGCGGTCCTGGCTGAGAATCTCCGCGGCCACTGTGGCCCCGGCGACATGCGGCTGTCCGGTCCGGGTTTCGTTGCCATGGCGGACCAAGAGAACCCGGTCGAAGGCGACCGTCGTTCCGATCTCTCCCGCCAGATGGGGAACGCAGACGACATCACCGGTCCCCACCGCAAACTGCTTCCCCCCTGATTCAAAGACTGCCTCGTATGCCATTCGTCCCTCGTGGTTGAAGCGGTCAACCCCCTCGCGAAAACACAAACCACTATCATAACATTCCCCCCGCTCAAGTCAAGCCATTTCAGGCACTTCCGCCTCTGCAACTTATACTCCCAGCGGCGTGCCCTGGCTATTGCAGGGCCTGCGGAAAAACCCATCGAAAAGGGACCGTCATGCAAGGCGCTTGCTTCGTCGCTCGGCCCGCTTCCTGAGCGGACTTCGCTCCTCGCAACGACTTCAAGATCAGCCAAGGTTCAGCCCTGTCGTTGCGAGGAGGTCGTCGGCTGGAGGCAGCCGACCGACGAAGCAACCGCCCTCCTTGGGTCGGCTTCTTCAACCCCCCTCTTGCACTCAGGAGCAACGGCGCGGGGACGCTACAGACGCAAGAGAGGCTGGGGACGCGGTCGCCCACTGTTGCCGGGAGGGCCAGCAAGTGATAGAACCAACGGGCGCCGCGGCGTATCTTCCACCCGGACGGAATCACACGCTCGTCGAGGTAATGTCATGACCATGTTCGACCTGCGACAGGATGTCTTTGATCTCCACAGCCCCTATCAGCCGACCGGGGACCAGCCCGCCGCCATCGCGTCTCTGATCGACGGCCTCCGGCGCGGATTGGCACACCAGACACTTCTGGGGGTGACCGGATCGGGCAAGACGTTCACCATGGCCAACGTGATCGCCCAATGGGGGCGGCCGACTTTGGTCCTGTCGCACAACAAGACGCTGGCAGCGCAGTTGTACGGGGAATTGAAGTCGTATTTCCCCCAGAACGCCGTCGAGTTCTTCATCAGCTATTATGACTACTACCAGCCGGAGGCGTATGTCCCCCAGACCGACACCTACATCGAAAAGGACACGTCGATCAACGATGACATCGACCGTTTACGCCTGCGGGCCACGGCGTCGCTTCTGGAGCGACCCGATGTGATCATCGTCGCCTCGGTGTCGTGCATCTATGGCCTGGGCTCGCCGGAGGAATATAAGAGCATGATGGTCTTTGTGCGCGTCGGCGAGTCGATCCCGCGCGACCGTCTCCTCTCGGCGTTGATCGACATCCACTACACGCGCAACGATTTCGATTCGGCCCGCGGGACATTTCGCGTGCGCGGCGACACGGTCGAGATCATGCCCGCCTACGAAGAAACGGCGGTGCGGGTCGAGTTCTTCGGCGATCAGATCGAGCGGATCACGCTCGTCGATGCCCTGACCGGCGAGGTGCTCCGCCGCCAGGACAAGAAGGCGATCTACCCCGCCAAACACTTCGTCACCAGCACGCCGCGGCTGACGCAGGCGATATCCTCGATCGAGACCGAGCTTGAACTCCGATTAGCGGAGCTGCGCGCCCAGGACAAGTTGCTCGAGGCGCAACGGCTCGAGTCGCGCACGCGCTTCGACATCGAAATGATGCGCGAGATCGGCTACTGCAGCGGGATCGAGAACTACTCGCGGCATCTGTCGGGACGGCAGCCGGGGGAGCGGCCATTCACCCTCTTGGACTTCTTCCCCCGCGATGATTTCCTCACGATCATCGACGAATCGCATCAGAGCCTGCCGCAGGTGCGGGGCATGTACGCCGGGGATCGCTCGCGCAAGGAGGTGCTGGTCGAATACGGCTTTCGCCTCCCCTCGGCATTGGACAATCGGCCGCTCTTCTTCGATGAATTCTGGTCGTGCTTGGACAAGGTGATCTACACCTCGGCGACGCCGGCGGAACTTGAGCTGGAGAAATCCGGGGGCGTTGTGGTCGAGCAATTGATCCGTCCCACCGGGCTGGTCGATCCGGAGATCGTCGTTCGCCCGCTCGACAGGCAGGTCGATGATCTGATCGGCGAGATTCGTCAACGCGTCGCCGCCAAAGAACGCGTGCTGGTGACCACACTCACAAAGCGCATGGCGGAAGACCTCGCCGATTACCTGGCTCAACTGCACATTCGGGTGCGCTACCTCCACTCCGAAATCGACGCCATCGAGCGCACGGAGATTCTGCGTGATTTGCGACTCGGTGAATTCGACGTTTTGGTCGGGATCAACCTGCTGCGCGAGGGGCTGGATCTCCCCGAAGTCTCGCTGGTGGCCATTCTCGATGCCGACAAGGAGGGGTTCCTCCGCTCCGAGCGCTCGCTGATCCAGGTCTCGGGACGGGCCGCGCGCAACAAGAGCGGGACTGTGATCATGTACGCCGATGAGATCACCGATTCGATGCGTCGCGCCTTGGATGAAACCGCGCGCCGACGCACCATTCAGCAGCGATACAACGAGGAGCACGGGATCATCCCGCAGACGATCGTCAAGACCGAGGACGAGATTCGCCGCTCCACCGTGTTCGCCGATGCCAAGACCGAGTGGGTCGATACCGAGAGCGACAAACCGCGCCGTCCGACCGGCTTTGAGCAGATGGCCCTCGACGACCAGATCATGTTCCTCACCAAGGCGATGAAAGATGCCTCCAAGAAACTCGACTTCGAGCAGGCGGCGAAGCTGCGCGATGAGATCGGGGAGTTGCGGAAGCAGCGACATGGCAAGAAGTAGAGTGTGTGCAACTCGACTCCGTTCGCCACAAGCAGAGGACGCACCCTGCTTCTTTGTCAGTTCCGCCGGGAGGGGGCAGGTCGGAGACCCCGCGGCGATGGCGCACGCCGCAGAGCACGACATAACACGTTATATCACAACACCTTACTGCCGTTTCGCATCGGCGGGCGGTTTGACAAATCCCTGCGCCGGGGAACTTCGGACCGCGGAATAAAGTTGACTCAGAACGTTCGGATTCCGTAGATATAGTGGGCGAAGATGAACTTCGCGTTCAAAATCGTGGGAAGAGGATATGAAAAAGAGTGAGGCCAAGGACGGCGGGGACACGGTCAGCCAGCAGCGCACCAACTTCGACAACTGGGTCCGGCGGCGTGGTCTGAAGCGTTCCAGCCAGCGCGGGACGGTGGTCGACATCTTCCTGCGCAACACCAATCACGTGTCGTGCGACGACATCTACCAGATCGTCAAACGGCGCGATCTGCGCATCGGGTACTCCACGGTCTACCGCACGCTCAAGCTCCTGACCGCAGCCAATCTGGCGCGCGAAGTGAACTTCGGCGACGGCGTGACGCGCTACGATCACAATTACAACTACAACTTCCAGAATCACTATCACCTGATTTGCACCTCATGCGGCGAGACCACCGAGTTCACCAGCAAGGCGGTGGACAAGAGCCAGAAGCAGATCGCCGGCCGGTATGGATTCGTCCCCCAGCACCACAAGTTGGAAGTCTATGGCCTGTGCCGGGCGTGCCGGAACTCGTCATAGCTGGATGAACGGGACGGTGGAGGCGGTTCCGGCGTGATCACCGCACCTTCGGCACGACGGACAACAGCGTTTATGATCCCTCCCTTCCGCGACAGACCGGTCCCGGGGAACGGGGGTCGGCGCTTCCGACGCCGTCGCGGCCACGGCGGCCCTCCCACGGAACGGAACGGCACCCTGGCACAAATGAGACCCGGCCAGACAGCGCGCATCGTCGGGCTGTCCGGCCACAGCAATCCCGGCCTGGCCTCTCGCATCTTGGAAATCGGACTGGTGCCGGGGACGGTCGTACGTTATCTGCGTGCCGCACCCCTGGGCGATCCGATCGAAGTGGACGTCGAGGGGTTCCTGCTGTCGCTGCGTCGCAACGAAGCCGAAGTGGTGCTGGTGGAGATCGATTGATGGACCCGCTGGCCGTCCGCAATCGGAATGCCGATGTGCCCCGACTTGTGCCCTTCCTCACAAGCGGCCGGCCGCGCTTCACCGTCGCCCTGATCGGTAATCCCAATTCCGGCAAAACCACGTTATTCAACGCCCTCACCGGGCTGCGCCAGAAGGTCGCCAACTACCCCGGCGTCACCATCGAGCGGAAGACCGGGCGGTGGCAGACAGACCGGGCCGACTACGAGCTGATCGATCTGCCCGGCACGTATTCGCTGATTCCGCATTCTCCGGATGAGGCGATTGCCACCGATCTGCTGCGCGGCGAGGGAACAGACGCGGCTCCGGACGCGGTGATATGCATCGTCGACGTCAACAACCTCTCCCGGCACCTCTACCTCGCCGGTCAGGTCATCGAGCTTGGTCGGCCGGTGGTGATTGCCCTTACGATGGTCGACGAGGCGCGGCGTCGCGGGGCGAAGGTCAAGTCTGCCCGGTTGTCGTCACAACTCGGCGTCCCCGTGATCGAGGTCGTGGCGACCGAGGGAATCGGCCTCGACCGACTCGCGGCGGCATTGGACAGCGCCTTGGCCGGTCCATGGATTGCACCGAAACGCGGCTACCGACTCCCCCCGGCGTTGGAACGGAGGATCGCAAAAGCGATACCGCAGGCAGAGGCCAACGAATCCCAAGTCCTGTCATGCGTGGCCGGGCAACACACACGGGCCTGCACCGAGAAACTGGAGCAGGTTGCTCATGCGGTCCGCGCCGATCTTGGGGTGGACGAGGAAACAGTCCGGCGTTTCATCATCGAGGGGCGCTACCGTTGGCAGCGCGACCTGTCACGCATGGCACTGCGGCGCAACGGCTCACGCGTGGCCGACTGGACGCGCCGTTTGGATGCCGTCTTCTTGCACCCCGCATTGGGGTTCGCCATCCTGCTGGCCATTCTGGCGCTGATGTTCCAGGCGGTGTTTCGCTGGGCCGCGGTGCCGATGGACTTTCTCGGCACCGTGACGGGAACCTGGCTTCCCTCCTGGACGGCTCGAATCCTCGGGCCCGGACCGCTGCGCAGTCTGGTCAATGACGGTGTGCTGGCCGGCGTGGGATCGGTCGTCACCTTCTTACCGCAGATTCTGATCCTGTTCGCATTCCTGACCGTCCTCGAAGATTCCGGATACATGGCGCGCGCCGCCTTCATCCTCGACCGCATCATGTTCAAAGTCGGGCTGTCGGGACGCAGCTTCATTCCGCTGCTCTCGTCGTTCGCCTGCGCCATTCCGGGGATCATGGCCACGCGCACAGTGCCGCATCCACGCGACCGCCTCACCACCATCCTTGTGGCGCCATTAATGACGTGCTCGGCGCGTCTGGTGGTCTATACCCTGTTGATCGCCGCGTTCGTCCCTGATCTCCCAATCTGGGGTCCTCTACGTCTGCAAGGGGTGACTCTGCTCTCCCTGTACGTGCTGGGAATCGTGGCGGCGGCGGGGGTCGCGGCATTGTTTCGCAAGACAATCCTCCGTGGCCCGACGCCGCCTCTGTTGTTGGAGCTTCCCGCCTACCGCCGGCCGCGGTTGCGCACGCTGGCCCTGTCGCTTCTTGAACGCACGCGGTTGTTTTTGACGACGGCGGGGACGATCATCTTTGCCGCCTCGATTGTGCTGTGGGCGCTGTTCACCTACCCGCGCAACAGCGAAGTCGAGCGGCGATTCGTGGCGGAGCGGCAGACGATCCTGCAACAGCCCGACGCGACAGTCCGAGCCGCTTCATTGACCGCACTCGATCACCGCGCGGCAGCCGAGCGCTTGGAACACTCCGCGGCCGGGTCCATCGGACGCGTCATTGAACCGACACTGCGGCCGCTCGGATTCGATTGGAAAATCGCCATCGGCATCATGGGGTCGCTGGCCGCGCGCGAGGTCTTTGTCTCGACGATGGGTATCGTCTACGGCGTCGGCTCGGACGGCAACGATCGGGGCCTGATTGACCGCTTGAAGGCGGATCGCAATCCCCGCACCGGCGCGACGGTCTGGACGCCGCTGGTGGCCATCACGCTCATGGTCTTCTATGCCTTCGCATTGCAGTGTGTCTCCACGATGGCGGTGATGCGGCGCGAGACCAACAGTTGGAAATGGCCGGCCTTCGCCTTCGTGTACATGGGCGTGCTCGCCTATGCCGCCGCCCTGTTGACCCGCCAGGTGTGGCAGTATTTCTCGTAGGGGCAAACGATGTTCCCGTTGAATCTGCCGATTCTCGTCCAAGATATCCTGGTGGCGGCCTTTTTTCTTCTGGCCATCGTGATCTTCATCCGACGCCACCACCGACACGCCAAATCCGATCAAAGCCCCGCCTGCCGCGCCTGCGGCGCAGTCCGGAAAGAAGCAGCCCCCTCGAATCGTAGGGTGGGTGCTATGCACCCGCCGGCAGGGGGCTGAAAGCCCCCTGTCCGCAAGATGCCAGGTTGCGCAAACAACGGGCAACCAAAGCGGTGCCGACTCCGCGGAGTACACCCGAGCAAAGTGCGTGGATGGAAGGACTACTGCTCAAGAGACTCAAGCGAGCTGCTTTCAGCGGAAGACACGGCCCTCGGGAACTATGTTAGTTGAGTCGTGCCGAGACGCGTGTTCGTAGGCGATTATGTAGCGGACCTTCACACGGCCTACAGTTGGAGGCGACTTGATCACGAATCTCCACTGCGAGTCGTGAACTGTGAAGTACTTACCCGGTTCGTCCAAGAACCCCACGGGCTGCACGACCGTGCAACTCATATGGACAGAATCCGGGCCCGCGTCTTGGATGCCACAGACGCCCCTCTTCTCGACTCGAAGAGAACGAGAGAGGTCAAAGAAGAACGTGTAGAAGCGCGACGGGCTATTCCCCTTGTTGATTACGACTGGGAACACTTCCCTGAATCCGCTGTCTATGACATCGGTGTCGAATCGAAGCACGAGTTCTGATCTCCTGCCAAGCTCCTTCTCGAGCAATTCCTGACGCTTCGCGACCAACTCCACTTGGCGATCAGTAACGGCTACGACCTTATCAAGCTGGTCACGGTAGTTGACCAAGCGCTCAGAGAATCCGTGCAGTTGGTTGGTTAACGTATCTAGAGAAGCCCCGATGACTTGCTGCTGCGATCTGGCCGCCTCTGACATACCTCTCACGGTCTGATCAAACTTCTCGACACTGGCGGGAAGCCCTTCAAGACTCGCGGATGTTCGATCAAATGCCGAATTCAGCTGCTTCAGTTTGTCCCCATGCTGTCGGCTAGATTCAACGGCAAACCGGAAGGACCACGCCGCCAGCACCAGCGCAGTGAGGGTCACCCAAGGTTGAATCCACTTCCCGAATCGGTAGAACCTCGAGCGATGCTCCGCTGGCTCCGTCCGCAGCGTCCTGCTCTCGATCTCCTTCCCAAGACCCTTCCTGAGGCCCCTCCCCAGTCTCATTTTTCCCTCTCCCCATCCCTCTCTCTTGAACTCCAATTCCAAGTGAAAGCAGACGGGGAGGATCGTCAATAGGACAGATCATGCATAGCCGAAGCATGGACAACAGCGAAAGAAACAGCAGATTCCTCGCTACGCTCGGAATGACTAACGAAGCTTGATGTTCAAGTGTAAGCTGTCACCCCGAGCAAGGCGAGGGGTCTGCTGTTTGTTCGGGCAATTCGGAGGGAAGAACAGGCGCAGCAGAGCGATAGTCGAAGTCCGAGCGCTCCCAACCGTGTTCACGCCGTCCGCGTGACGCGGACTTCCATTTCGCGGATGAAGATGCGGGCGGGCTGGCGGGCGATGTAGACGACCGCCTCGGCGACGTCGGCGGCCTGGATCATGTTCTCCGGCTTGATCCGGGTCGAACGTCCGGCGCGGAAGTCGGGAGCATTGACCGAGCCGGGGCAGATGGCGGTCACACGAATGTTGTGGGCGCGCAGATCAAGCCCCATGCATTCGTTCAGCCCCATCAGGCCGAATTTTGAGGCGCAGTACCCCCCGCCACCTTCGGAACCGTACTTCCCGGCGATTGACGAGATGTTGATGATCGTGCCGCCGCCATCGGCCTTCATGCGCGGGATCACCGCCCGGGCGCAGAGAAAGGCGCCGCGCAGGTTGGTGTTGATCATCTCATCGAATCGGGCCACAGAAAGTTCATCGATTGGCGCGAAATATCCGAGCCCGGCGTTGTTGACCAACAGGTCCACCCCGCCGAGCCAGTCGATTGCCTTTTGGAACTGGCGCTCGACGGCATCGGCATCGGCAACATCAGCGACAAAGGCCTCGGCGCGAGCACCCCGCTTACGGCAGTCTTCGGCCCGTTCCAGGAGTAGATCGCCGCTGCGCGCCATCAGGGCCAGCACGGCCTTCTCGGCAGCGAGCCGTTCGGCGATCGCCCGGCCGATTCCCTTGGAGGCGCCGGTGATGATCGCGCGCAGACCGGACAGATTCGCTGTCTCCATCAAGAACCACCTTTTTCCATCCAGCATGATTGGTGGGCGAAGCCCACCCTACAAAGACAGAGCCATCGCGCAAAGTAGGGTGGACTCTGCCCACCGATCCGTCAATGAGACCTGGTCGAGCCGACTCGTGCTCGCATCCTCCACGATCGCCGCGGCGCCTACTTGAAGCTGGCAATCGCCTCGTCGAGGGAATCGTAGGTCTCGAACACCGTGGTCAGCTTCGAGATGATCAGGATCTTCTCGATCTTCTGGGTCAGATTGGCGAGTTTCAGGTTCCCGCCGATGTCACGGAACTTCTTCCAGTGGTGGATCAGGATGGCGATGCCGGAGGAGTTGATCCAGTCGGCGTTCCCCAGGTCGATCACGACCTTTTTGCACTGCCGGCCCAACAGGGCATAGAGCCGTTCGTCCAGCTCGCCGGTGTCGGCCCCGCCCAGGAACTTCCCTTTTGCCTCAACCACCTCAACGCCGTCCTTCTCGTACGATTTGACCTTCATCGCTCCTCCTGTGGCCGACCGCCCTGCGACCGGATCGCCATGGCCGTTGGGTCATTATACGCAAAGGCCAGGCCGATGCCAAGCCCCCTCCCCGTCCGATGGGAGGCGAGCCTGACGCTGCCTTAACACGGCGTTTTCTCCGGGGCGGCGCTTATGGATCGGGGCATTTGACCGATAATCCCCCTGTATAGGAACGGACTCTTCGGGGGATTGCCCATGTCGTCCATTCTGGTCGTTGACGATAAAGACTCGGTACGGGGAATGCTGGCCGATGCCCTGGTCGCCAAGGGGCACGATGTCGAGGTCGCGCGCAACGGGCACTCGGCCATCGAGAAGGCCAAGCAAAACCGTTTTGATCTTGTTCTCACCGATCTGAAGCTGCCGGAGATGGACGGGCTTGAGGTCCTCTCGGCGGTCAAGGAAAACGACCCCGAGACAGCGGTCATCGTGATGACGGCGTACGGGACAATCGAGACCGCCGTGGCCGCGATGAAGAAGGGCGCCTATGACTTCCTGACGAAGCCCTTCGACCCCGATCACCTCAATGTCCTCATCGACCGGGCCCTGGAGAACCGCCGCCTACTTGCCGAAAATTCATTGTTGCGCAAAGAGTTGGCCGACAAACTCGGGTACAATCGCATCATCGGCACCTCAGCGGCGATGCTGGATGTGGAAAAGCTGGTCAAGAAGGTCGCCGGGTCGGATACCACGGTCCTGTTCCTGGGCGAGAGCGGCACCGGCAAAGAACTGTTTGCCGCCGGAGTTCACTACCTCTCTTCGCGGCGCGAGAAGCCGTACATCACCATCAACTGCGCTGCCATACCGCGCGAGTTGCTGGAAAACGAACTGTTCGGCTCCGAGCAGGGGGCGTTCACCTCGGCGCACAAGCTCAAGCTGGGGAAGTTCGAGATCGCCGACGGCGGCACGGTTTTCCTCGACGAGATCGGCGACCTCGACATGGCGCTCCAAGCCAAACTGCTCCGCTTTCTGCAGGAAAAGACGTTCGAGCGCTTGGGCGGCACCAAGCAGATCTCGGTGAACGTACGCGCGATCGCGGCCACGAACATCGATCTGAAGGACGCCATCGCCAAGAAGCACTTCCGTGAAGATCTCTACTACCGGTTGTCGGTCTTCCCGATTCAAATCCCGCCGCTGCGTGAGCGTCGCGAGGACGTGGCCAAGTTGGCCGAGTACTTCCTCACGAAGTACTGCCACGAGATGAACAAGCCGGTGAAGAAATTCTCGCAGGAGTCGCTCAAGCTGATGGACCGTTACCACTGGCCGGGGAACGTCCGTGAACTGGAGAACACCATCGAGCGGGCGGTG
The nucleotide sequence above comes from Candidatus Zixiibacteriota bacterium. Encoded proteins:
- a CDS encoding transcriptional repressor; translation: MKKSEAKDGGDTVSQQRTNFDNWVRRRGLKRSSQRGTVVDIFLRNTNHVSCDDIYQIVKRRDLRIGYSTVYRTLKLLTAANLAREVNFGDGVTRYDHNYNYNFQNHYHLICTSCGETTEFTSKAVDKSQKQIAGRYGFVPQHHKLEVYGLCRACRNSS
- a CDS encoding FeoA family protein, whose amino-acid sequence is MRPGQTARIVGLSGHSNPGLASRILEIGLVPGTVVRYLRAAPLGDPIEVDVEGFLLSLRRNEAEVVLVEID
- a CDS encoding sigma-54 dependent transcriptional regulator, yielding MSSILVVDDKDSVRGMLADALVAKGHDVEVARNGHSAIEKAKQNRFDLVLTDLKLPEMDGLEVLSAVKENDPETAVIVMTAYGTIETAVAAMKKGAYDFLTKPFDPDHLNVLIDRALENRRLLAENSLLRKELADKLGYNRIIGTSAAMLDVEKLVKKVAGSDTTVLFLGESGTGKELFAAGVHYLSSRREKPYITINCAAIPRELLENELFGSEQGAFTSAHKLKLGKFEIADGGTVFLDEIGDLDMALQAKLLRFLQEKTFERLGGTKQISVNVRAIAATNIDLKDAIAKKHFREDLYYRLSVFPIQIPPLRERREDVAKLAEYFLTKYCHEMNKPVKKFSQESLKLMDRYHWPGNVRELENTIERAVILCEGRYVNPEHLAIRIRSDEEIRLREGAGLKEIGQHAQMHAERAAILRVLGETRGNKRKTAEILKIDYTTLFEKLKRYDIDYGRN
- the feoB gene encoding ferrous iron transport protein B; the protein is MDPLAVRNRNADVPRLVPFLTSGRPRFTVALIGNPNSGKTTLFNALTGLRQKVANYPGVTIERKTGRWQTDRADYELIDLPGTYSLIPHSPDEAIATDLLRGEGTDAAPDAVICIVDVNNLSRHLYLAGQVIELGRPVVIALTMVDEARRRGAKVKSARLSSQLGVPVIEVVATEGIGLDRLAAALDSALAGPWIAPKRGYRLPPALERRIAKAIPQAEANESQVLSCVAGQHTRACTEKLEQVAHAVRADLGVDEETVRRFIIEGRYRWQRDLSRMALRRNGSRVADWTRRLDAVFLHPALGFAILLAILALMFQAVFRWAAVPMDFLGTVTGTWLPSWTARILGPGPLRSLVNDGVLAGVGSVVTFLPQILILFAFLTVLEDSGYMARAAFILDRIMFKVGLSGRSFIPLLSSFACAIPGIMATRTVPHPRDRLTTILVAPLMTCSARLVVYTLLIAAFVPDLPIWGPLRLQGVTLLSLYVLGIVAAAGVAALFRKTILRGPTPPLLLELPAYRRPRLRTLALSLLERTRLFLTTAGTIIFAASIVLWALFTYPRNSEVERRFVAERQTILQQPDATVRAASLTALDHRAAAERLEHSAAGSIGRVIEPTLRPLGFDWKIAIGIMGSLAAREVFVSTMGIVYGVGSDGNDRGLIDRLKADRNPRTGATVWTPLVAITLMVFYAFALQCVSTMAVMRRETNSWKWPAFAFVYMGVLAYAAALLTRQVWQYFS
- a CDS encoding STAS domain-containing protein yields the protein MKVKSYEKDGVEVVEAKGKFLGGADTGELDERLYALLGRQCKKVVIDLGNADWINSSGIAILIHHWKKFRDIGGNLKLANLTQKIEKILIISKLTTVFETYDSLDEAIASFK
- the rplU gene encoding 50S ribosomal protein L21 — protein: MAYEAVFESGGKQFAVGTGDVVCVPHLAGEIGTTVAFDRVLLVRHGNETRTGQPHVAGATVAAEILSQDRADKVVVFHFRRRVKYRRRTGHRQPQTKVRITAVHA
- a CDS encoding SDR family NAD(P)-dependent oxidoreductase, whose protein sequence is METANLSGLRAIITGASKGIGRAIAERLAAEKAVLALMARSGDLLLERAEDCRKRGARAEAFVADVADADAVERQFQKAIDWLGGVDLLVNNAGLGYFAPIDELSVARFDEMINTNLRGAFLCARAVIPRMKADGGGTIINISSIAGKYGSEGGGGYCASKFGLMGLNECMGLDLRAHNIRVTAICPGSVNAPDFRAGRSTRIKPENMIQAADVAEAVVYIARQPARIFIREMEVRVTRTA
- the uvrB gene encoding excinuclease ABC subunit UvrB → MFDLRQDVFDLHSPYQPTGDQPAAIASLIDGLRRGLAHQTLLGVTGSGKTFTMANVIAQWGRPTLVLSHNKTLAAQLYGELKSYFPQNAVEFFISYYDYYQPEAYVPQTDTYIEKDTSINDDIDRLRLRATASLLERPDVIIVASVSCIYGLGSPEEYKSMMVFVRVGESIPRDRLLSALIDIHYTRNDFDSARGTFRVRGDTVEIMPAYEETAVRVEFFGDQIERITLVDALTGEVLRRQDKKAIYPAKHFVTSTPRLTQAISSIETELELRLAELRAQDKLLEAQRLESRTRFDIEMMREIGYCSGIENYSRHLSGRQPGERPFTLLDFFPRDDFLTIIDESHQSLPQVRGMYAGDRSRKEVLVEYGFRLPSALDNRPLFFDEFWSCLDKVIYTSATPAELELEKSGGVVVEQLIRPTGLVDPEIVVRPLDRQVDDLIGEIRQRVAAKERVLVTTLTKRMAEDLADYLAQLHIRVRYLHSEIDAIERTEILRDLRLGEFDVLVGINLLREGLDLPEVSLVAILDADKEGFLRSERSLIQVSGRAARNKSGTVIMYADEITDSMRRALDETARRRTIQQRYNEEHGIIPQTIVKTEDEIRRSTVFADAKTEWVDTESDKPRRPTGFEQMALDDQIMFLTKAMKDASKKLDFEQAAKLRDEIGELRKQRHGKK